A window of the Cicer arietinum cultivar CDC Frontier isolate Library 1 chromosome 6, Cicar.CDCFrontier_v2.0, whole genome shotgun sequence genome harbors these coding sequences:
- the LOC101515584 gene encoding 18.5 kDa class I heat shock protein-like: MSMIPSNNNPFGDSLLTSSMKELSRENPIFLNNQIDWKETPEAHVFKADVPGLKQEEVKVEVEDGRVLQIRGERSVERQEMNDANHRVERSSGKFMRSFTLPANCKMDQVKASMENGILTVTVPKDGAANHDAIANENSN, translated from the coding sequence ATGTCGATGATACCAAGCAACAACAACCCCTTTGGTGATTCCCTTTTGACAAGTTCAATGAAAGAACTTTCTCGAGAGAATCCAATATTTCTAAACAACCAGATTGATTGGAAAGAGACACCAGAAGCACATGTATTCAAAGCGGATGTGCCGGGGTTAAAGCAAGAGGAAGTGAAGGTTGAGGTTGAAGATGGAAGAGTGCTTCAGATAAGAGGTGAGAGGAGCGTGGAAAGACAAGAGATGAATGATGCAAATCATCGTGTTGAACGTAGTAGTGGAAAATTCATGAGGAGTTTCACTCTTCCTGCTAATTGTAAAATGGATCAGGTTAAGGCTTCTATGGAGAATGGGATACTCACTGTTACTGTCCCTAAGGATGGTGCTGCCAACCATGATGCTATTGCTAATGAAAATTcaaattag